The segment TCCATCACGCCCAATTTAATGTTTGTGCTGTACTCCTTCCAAAACTTCTCATAATCTTCTTTGGAAATCTTTTTTATCATGTCCAAGACTTTCCTGATTAGCTTCTTCTTAATCACTTTAATGAGCTTATGTTGTTGCAAATTTTCACGCGAAACATTGAGCGGCAAATCGTCACTGTCGACGATACCGCGAATGAAGGACAAATAGTTAGGCATCATATCGGTGAATTTGTCGGTGATAAAGACTCTCCTAACATATAATTTAATGTTATCTGCTTTGGTACCATAGCGGTTGAAGCTATCGCCAGGTTGAACTTTAGGAATGAAGAGAAGCGATTTGAAGGTGACTTCTCCTTCCGCAATAAAATGAATCTTCGCCAATGGTTCTTGAGTATCTTTCGTCAATGCCTTGTAAAAGTCGTTGTAATCTTTCTCCTCGACTTCGGAAGGTTTCTGGGTCCATATTGGTTTGGAATCATTCAGCAGCTCCCAGTCCCAGACAGTCTTGTCGACTTTCTTGCTTTTCTTCTCCTCTTCCGGGTCCTCTTCCTCTGTTAACGTATCTTCGGTAGATTCATCCTTCTCGCTTTCATCTTCATTTACTGGTCTCTCCTCTTCCACTTCTTCGACCTGAATGACTTTACTACCCCAGAGGTATATAGGGAAATTAATAAATTGTGAGTATTTCTTTACTAAGTTTCTGATTGTGTCTTCCTCCAAGAAGTCCAGCGCCTCGTCTTTCAAATGAAGGCTGCAATGATGAATAAATCAGTTACTACTCCAGTTTTGTTGAATCAATGACCCTGAAATTAAtatgtaataaatattattttgtttacCTGACAGTTGTTCCTCTTTTCAAGGTGTCTCCCCTTGGATCTTCAACAATACTATAACTGCTACTATCGGACTGCCAGATATATTGTTTGTCATCATTGTGTTTAGAGGTGACAATTACTGTATCAGAGACCAAAAAGGCAGAGTAGAAGCCTACTCCAAACTGACCAATCATATCAtttagatcctgagtatttgaaGTATCTTGCATCTTGCCCAAAAATTCAGCTGTGCCAGATTTAGCAATAGTTCCAAGATTATTGATTAATTCGTTCTTGGTCATACCAATACCAGAATCAGTTATactcaatattttattttccttgTCTGACTTTATCCGAATTGCTAACTCAGGGTTACTGTCTAGAACATTTCTATCGGTAAGGGATAACAATCTAATCTTATCCAAAGCATCTGATGCATTGGATATCAATTCTCTCAAGAAGATATCTTTATTGCGATACAATGAATTTATAATAAGTTTCATTATACGATTGACTTCAGTTTGGAACACAAACTTTTCAGCCTTCTCTCTAAGTTCCTTTATTTGAGCTACATTCAATCCATCTAGCTTTATAGCCTCTTCTTCCCTCTGAACCACCTGGTCATCTGTAAAAACATTTACTTACACATTTAGTAActgaatataatataaatatacaggTGATCTAACACTGCTTCTAAcacattaaattattttaaagtatttctgaagtattttattcttttattcaAAAATCATAAAGTTATTTTTAGTCTTTCATATTATCAATACGGGGGTGTATATCTATTACAACTACTGTTGTCAGATAAAGGTTCCATATGTACATCTGTTTTAAATAACATAGAAATATATAAGAAAACGTGTAACCTGTTCGAGATCCTTCTCGGCTGGCACCCAAATCATTTTCAACGGTTGCAGTATCCTCCTCAATATGATCTTCTGCCCTAACGTATCCTGAGTAATAAAAAATCGACGTAGCTTGATTAACGTGTATATGCGAACACTATTCTCTTCATAattatcattttttaatttaacttacCTGTTAGGAGGAACAATAACGATACCAATATTAACGCTTTTTTCATCGCTGTCCTGAATAGTTCACAATATCACAAAAAAAAAGCGAAAACACCGAAATTTATACCACACACCTCACTCAGTTGTTTTACATCGACTGTCATACAATCTAACCTGCGACGCTATGTTATAGCGAGAGGGAATCAAGTACATCCACCAATCATATGAATCCACGCAATGCACATTGACCAATGAAGGACAAGCCGGTATAATTCAGTCCaaatgtcttcttcgcattGGCGGAAGAATACAACACATGGCTTTACGATTGTTCCAGAATATTCTTTTTCATTCCCTTTACTttacataaaatttatattaaacacATATTTTAATTGCTTATATTACATTTATATACGTAGATTGTAATAATAGtatgatatttaaaatattgtatgACATTTGATATTGTTACAAAAAGTCTATCTGTACAGACACAGTTATCTACAGATAATAAGTAAGTTTTAATCAAAACAGTCGATAACTTGTCACATCACCAATAGCATttacgaggtatacgaatagaacTTACATTCAATGTATTTTAACCTATTTGCAAAGCtacaaagttttattgaaattgatTGTTCCTCGAGAGTGAAACGTCACAAACAAATTCCTAAGCGAGCAGTACACATGTAAACGCGAGTCCCGGGAAAAAAGCCGCCCGACAAATTGACCAACTCGCACCAGCGAGTGACTGTCGATAAATTACGCGGTCATAGGTTATCGAGCGACCAGATTATGCAGATGAACAGCATCGATAAGGAGTCCTACGTTCGATTGTTATCGTGGCCCGTGTCATGCATCACGTCATAATATACGCTGAAAGCGATATGCACTTTCGTTCGAGAGGATGCTACCTTCCGATAGGTTGAACTCGACCATGCGGAGGTCCACGTACCTCGAGGAACTAGAAAGATTGCCCCTAAGTGACGTTCGCGATGCGAGAGAAATCTGTCTTTTTGCCCGTAAAACGCGATGTTGCGGTGGTAATACTATTAATCATTGATTCGTGCGATACGAAAtcttaacaaatattaaaataattttttacgagaatagcaatcgctgcatgtaaactccatacagagtacgtactcgacgatggtgtgaattaaacaattataaataaaacttggcattgtttaacattctaacgcaatagtttaaacaattcttaacaatatgtggtatatgaataatgaaagggcccatcagtatgcgtaaataataatttttcgcgaaataatttgtccatcggacgcgtaaagatggctgacacacgctgtgctctccccactcctccgcCACTACATTAAAGGCTCATACGGAGACTTACATGTCTCATTCGTGCGGGGGGGTCCAAGGTTGGCGGACTTCCTGGCTCGGTGGGTATCCTGGGATCATCCTAGGCTGACCAAGGGGGACCAGggagaccagggctgaccagggctgaccagggctgaccactagtgaccagaactgaccagtgctgaccactactggccACTTGACCAATGGTGAGCTTGTGATGACCAATTGCGTCTACTTGCTGGTCAGTGGTGAGCTCTGTTCAAATTTTCCCCCTCTCTTATTTTATTGATGCCAAATTTACTTGTATGTTTCTGAGTACCGTTTgatggaaatattgattttgttt is part of the Colletes latitarsis isolate SP2378_abdomen chromosome 10, iyColLati1, whole genome shotgun sequence genome and harbors:
- the Gp93 gene encoding heat shock protein 90 Gp93; the protein is MKKALILVSLLFLLTGYVRAEDHIEEDTATVENDLGASREGSRTDDQVVQREEEAIKLDGLNVAQIKELREKAEKFVFQTEVNRIMKLIINSLYRNKDIFLRELISNASDALDKIRLLSLTDRNVLDSNPELAIRIKSDKENKILSITDSGIGMTKNELINNLGTIAKSGTAEFLGKMQDTSNTQDLNDMIGQFGVGFYSAFLVSDTVIVTSKHNDDKQYIWQSDSSSYSIVEDPRGDTLKRGTTVSLHLKDEALDFLEEDTIRNLVKKYSQFINFPIYLWGSKVIQVEEVEEERPVNEDESEKDESTEDTLTEEEDPEEEKKSKKVDKTVWDWELLNDSKPIWTQKPSEVEEKDYNDFYKALTKDTQEPLAKIHFIAEGEVTFKSLLFIPKVQPGDSFNRYGTKADNIKLYVRRVFITDKFTDMMPNYLSFIRGIVDSDDLPLNVSRENLQQHKLIKVIKKKLIRKVLDMIKKISKEDYEKFWKEYSTNIKLGVMEDAQNRARLSKLLMFHSSMQKGMTSLVDYVSRMKSKQQYIYYIAGASKEEVKKSPFVERLDKKGYEVLYLTEAVDEYAISALPEFDGKKFQNVAKEGFTLDEGEKAKERMEQMKTMYEPLVKWLSDILKDYISKAQVSERLTESPCALVASMFGWTGNMERLAVSNAHQKSDDPQKTYYLNQKKMLEINPKHPLIKELLHRVELDTNDQTAKDMALMMFRTATLRSGYMLRETADFADSVERLMRKTLGIPLDEMPEEEEVQDEESISMDAETETEKIIDMDMSDEETDDEKHDEL